The segment AATCCCGCCATCGGATCAGACCGCAGGTGGGATTACGGGGCAGTTATACCCGCCAGCACCCCCGGCACTGGGGCCaccccgccgggccgggctgggcgcAGCTCCCGGTACCGGCCCGCTGCCACACCGCCCCCTGGCGGCTAGCGCCAGCGCATCCACCAGCGGGACCCCGagccccgcccgcccgccctccACCGGGCACACCGGGCACGGGGCACGTACCGAGGACGAGGATGCGGTCACCGGGGCGCAGCTCGGGCTCCAGCTGCGGGAGAAACCGGGAGAGCCCCCCCAGCCACTCGCGGGTCTCGGCGCCCTCCCGCCGGTACAGCTCGTCCCAGAACCGGCGCCGCCCGTAccgggggggggcggggggcgcgcGCCGCCGCTCCATGCCCGGGCGCGGGGCGGGAGCACCGGGCGCCACGTGCCGCCCGCGCCCCCACGTGCGCCTTCCGGTCCGGGCCGGTGCGCGCCTTAAGGGCTCCGGACGGAAACACGGAGCGGAATGGcggccgggcggggggcggcggtTTTGCGGCGGGCATggcgggagcggcgggcggCTCTGCTGGAGCCCCGCTACACCCCGCTGGTGGCcgcctgcctctgcctggccGAGGGCGGCGTCAACCTCTGGGTCATCCGCAGGGTCCCCTGTGAGTgccggggcccggcccggcccggcccggcctggcgctgcctggggctgcccgCGGGGATGGCGGGGCCGGTCCAGCACGGCGCGGGGCGGTCcgaggacagggacagctcggCCCCGGGGTGGGCGGTGATGGCGGGGTTGTCCCGGGGCAGCGTGGAGGGCGGGGATGCCGCGGGCacggggacagccctgccccggccccTCGGGTGACAGCATCCCCGGGCAGGGGGATAGGGCCGGGCGGGGCGCCTGGATGGGGCCAGGGAGGGAcgcggggctgggctgggggtcctGGATGTGGTGGCACGGGAGGAGCCCATGCCGACAGCATGGCAGGGAGGCATAGGGTCAGGCTGGCGGCTTTGGAGGTGGGTCAGCTCCTGCAGTATCACCCGAGCGCCGCCTGACCCCGTCGTCCCACAGACACCGAGATCGACTGGAAGGCCTACATGCAGGAGGTGGAGGGGTTCGCCAACGGCACCCTCGACTACACCCAGCTGAAGGGTGACACCGGCCCACTGGTGTAagtgacagggacacccagctcTCTGTGACCTGCGGCTCCCGGAGGGGCCGCAGGGCCCGGCCCCTCACTCCCATCTCCCCACAGCTACCCCGCCGGTTTCGTGTACATCTTCCTGGGGCTGTACCATGCCACGGGCCGCGGCTCCGACATCCGCCTGGCTCAGTACCTCTTTGCCGGCCTCTACCTCCTCAACCTGCTCCTCGTCTTCCGCATCTACTGCCGGACCAACAAGGTACCGTGaggccagggctctgctgagccctcAACCCGGCAGAATGGACAcgggctcagggctggggtgtggaggagctcagcagcagcagggagcccaggacaggctgctgatgacctttctgtgtttctgttccCTGCAAGGTCCCTCcatatgttttcttcttcatgtgCTGTGCCTCATACCGCATCCACTCCATCTTTGTGCTGCGGCTCTTCAATGACCCTGTGGCCATGGCCATCCTCTTCCTCGCCATCAACCTCTTCCTGGAGGAGCGCTggtcctggggctgcctcctcttcaggtgaggggctgggagctgctctccatggcTGCTGGGTGTGtgagccagctcagccccaggaggaGGCTGCGCTTggctcaggggctgccagggctccgTGTGGGGTCCGCAGTGGTAATGCAgcttcctgctcagcctggctgtgtctgtgAAGATGAACATCCTGCTCTTCGCCCCTGgactcctctttctcctccttcaaCGGTTTGGTCTCCTGGGCTGTATCCCCAAGCTCTGCatctgtgccctgctccaggtgggtcCCTGTTTGCACTGGCCGCAGCAACAGGGAAGAGTGGGTTGCCttgccaggctgcagagccatgGGTGGAGACAGTGGTACCAGCACCTGTGGCCTCTCACAGCAAGCTGGGTGTTGATAAATAATTTAACTCACATGACTTTCATCTTGGGCTGACTGTCCCTGTCACCACACGTGGCACTGGGCTTCTCAGGAGGTAGCTGGGGTAACAACAACCTGGTGTAGGGCTCTCTGATGttgctgctgtgtccctgcaggggatTCTGGgcctgcccttcctgctggtGAACCCCGTGGGGTACCTGACTCGCTCCTTTGACCTGGGCCGCCAGTTCCAGTTTAAATGGACGGTGAACTGGCGCTTCCTCCCAGAAGATGTTTTCCAGAATCGAGTCTTccatgctgctctgctcctggctcacCTGGCAGGCCTGGGGCTCTTTGCACTGCACCGCTGGCACAGGTGAGACCTGCAGGATACAGATCCATGactcccctgcccctgcagtgctgcagtcctGGGATTGCAAGTGTGAGTTGGAGGGCAGTTACTGTTCTGTTCTGGGGAGTGTATGGCCCAGGCACTGGGGCTCACAGGGGAATGTTGGGTTGTAAGAGACTTTCAGCAGCTGAGATCAATGTTTGTTCTTCCCTCTCAGTTCCAAAGAGAACATCCTGACTCTGTTGAAGGATCCTGCCAAAAGGAAACCTGCATCCCCTCGCTTGACTGTCAACAATATCCTttggcagggtgggcagcaaggagagagggagaaggcagggcagggaaaaacTGGTTAGGTCCCAGGTCATGCAGTGCTGTTGTaccagcctgccctggggaaAGGAGCTATGCTGGGGAGCTGTTGTGGGACCACACCTTCAGCCTCCTGTGTTTGCACCCTTAATGCCAGTGCACGGATTGTCTTCATCCTCTTCTCCTCCAACTTCCTGGGTGTCTGCTGCAGCCGCTCCCTGCACTACCAGTTCTATGTCTGGTATTTCCATACTCTGCCCTACTTACTCTGGTGCACCCCGACCACCAAGCTGGCCCACATGCCCAAGTACGTGCTGGCCGGGACGGGGAGCACCCATCTGCTGGGGGTCTGGGAGTGAGGGTGGTTGGTGTGTCCCCCATGCTGACCCCCAGCTTTCCCCCTGcacagggtgctgctgctgggcgtGATCGAGCTCTGCTGGAACACCTACCCCTCCACAGtctgcagctccctctccctgcacatcTGCCACGGACTCATCCTGCTCCAACTCTGGTACGGCACAGCCCCCACACCAGTGTCACACACCCCTACACCAAGCAGGAAACCCACAGCCACGTCCAAGAAAGCCCAGTGAGTGGGGATGGCTGGCCAGTGGGAACTGGCCTTTGGAGCTGCCCCATCTGCTTGTTCTTTTCCCAGCTGACTCCCAGGCTGCCCACAGCAATCCCAAGAGGGCCATGAGCCCTGGAACTGTGCAAAAGGGGCAGGTGTGGGGACCCCCAAAAGGCAGGACTTCCTGAATAAAGGGGCTTTGTGTGCCCTTCCCCAAAATCCTTGTCCTGTGATGATGTCCCTGGACTTGTCGCACCTGAGGGAAGGCAGATCATCTTGAGCCGTGAGCACTCTCGCTTCCCAGCTGTGGGAAAGGGGTGCCCAGGGCTAGGCAGGAACCTCTGCAGTGAGGTTAGAAGAGAGGAGCTGCAAAACTGCTTTGCATCAcagtttcattttgctttgatgGAGCCCAGGAGTCCCTCCAGTACAGCTTTTCCTattcccctgcctgctccctcccaccagAGATGGTTGGGAAGGGGGTGACCCCCTCCTAGGATTCTGGTGAGTCCTGTCATGGCCTGAATgaagccagcagctctctgctgatAACAGAGACACCAGTGCAGGTGGCTTGGAGCCAGGTGTCTTTATTGGCCCCTTGGGCGGCCGTCAGACGTTGTTGGGGTTGTAGCACAGCATGTTCAGCTTGATGTTCTCGTCCCAATGACGCAACAGCAGGAACAAGTGCCTGGCTGCCCCTTTGAGGCAGCCCACGTCCACCCCCTCGGGCAGGCGCTGTGCCTGCAGCCACGCATCCGCTTTGGCTGCCACCAGCTCCCACTCCTCAAAGAACCCAGCGCAGCGATGCTCCAGCCATGCCAAGGCCACTGCCGTGGCCCAGCTGGCACTCTCCAGATCCTCTGGCCCCATGTCCTGACAGCTCACACCAGCCTCAGAGGGGGCAGCCGAGTGGGGCCCGGTGTCGGACTCGGAGCCATGCCCACTGTCCGCCTGCGCCCATGCGGCTGCGCTGGGCACCTCGGAGCAAGTGCTGCGGGATGGGGGcgagctgggctgtggggctaTGATGGgctcctcaccctcctcagccccaggtCCTGCCTCAGGCAGGCTCCTGgcccctggggacatggggctgAGGCTGGCACGGTGGGAGGCATAGGGGGAGGCGCGGCGCAGGCGGTCCAGGGGGATCTGCACCACTTCAGAGAAGTTCTCGGTGAGCTGGAACAGCCCCCGggcttgctgcagctgcacctgcaAGGAGGGGGCACAGATGagtggggagggcaggcagggtgcAGACCCACTGCAGCACCAAtcactgcaggctgcaggagtgTCCCTagggcacagggacagtctAATGCCCCTCAAAAAGCCAACCAAGATCCCCAGAGATGTTTAAGGAcgcagcagggctgagcaggcacCTACTGAGAGCATCTTCTGCTGCTCATGCTGCCGGGCATGACCTGGGTGGCTcagctggcacccagcagggcagatccccctgctgggatggggacaggggacaggcagcaggTCCTTACCAACGGGAGGTAGTCATGGCTGGCATGGTTGTTGGAGCGCTCGCTCTCTGGGCTGAGGCACTGCGGGcgcagcaccaggctgggaccCCTGCGCCTGCTCAGGCTAAACCTGTGGGGTCACAGGCAAGATAACAGGATTGGGAAGAATTCCTGAAAGGCAGCTGGACACCAAACTGCTGtagggaagggtctggagcactAACGCCCCCACTTATGCTGCAGGGGACAAgggaccagcagctcccaaaaaGTGGCACTGTCCCACTCTCCCCACAACATGCCATTTTTTGGTCCCTTGCATCCCCCCAACAGTGTCACCTGGAGCCTGCGATGCTTTCTGTGGATTTCTGGGAGCCCATGGAGGTGGTGGAGGGGCTGGATGGAGGCCCTGCAAGGGGGAAGAGTTAAGCACAGTGGGAACATGATGCACCCAGAGGTGTGTCCCACTGCCCAGTAGCTGggagggcagctcagcccaCGTACCCAGGGTACTGAGGGCACAGTGAatgctccagctgtggcagggcatGGAGGGTAGCCCATCTCCCACCCTCATCCAGCCCTTggccccctccagcctggacACACCGTTTGAGTAGTTCTTTTCCCAGCCAAAGGTAGGGGAGGAGATGCTGCCTGGAGACCTGGCGATCTCGTCTCGCTCTGCAAAAGAGCAAAATCTTGTGGGGCCCTGGGCTCCAGGGACCCCTAGAGCTcacagctgctctcaggggctgctgtgctgtcctcCAACACCCCCCTCCCCAGTACAGCCAGATGCCTCTTTCCAGATATCCACAGCACCCTAGGCAGATCCAGCCCCTCAGCCACCAGCTGAGACGCTGGTGCAGGTCTCTGGGGAGCATAAGTTGACAGGTCTCTGGGGAGCATAAGTTGACATAAAGGTCTGAGTCAGtacctgcagtgccaggggccTCATCGTGCTCCTCtacttcctgctgctgcccctgacCCGCTGAGAAGCTCCGGTGGTGCCagtttcctgctgcagcagctcgTGTCCAGCTGGCTGAGCCAGCTGCAAGGGATGATACCACCTCAACCCTTCGCCCCCTtgctgcccctctccctcccaccagGCCCTTGTCCATACCTATGCCCCACACCTCGGGGGCTGCGGGCAGGGCTGTCTGCGTGGCACCGTCCACGGGCACCAGGTGGGTGTAGAGGGAAGGCACGTTGCAGGCTTTGCTGGTTTGCACGGCTTTCAGGCGGAACCGGCGGGCAAAACCTGCCCGGAGCAAGGCGGTTAGAGCGGGGGGGATGCCGGAGCGGCACCGGGGAGACACACCGGGGAGACGCACCAGCAcccaccctgctccagcttggCTTCCCGCTGTGCCATGCTCTCATTGTCCCGGACCACGGAGCGCGCTGCCAGGCGATGCAGAGGCTTGTCCCAGGCTTTGGTCACCCGCCGCGTTGAGtcctccctgcccggcccctcccggggctgcagcagtgactCCAGCGAGGCTGTCACTTCCCAGGACACCGGCTTGCCGGCTCGCAGCGCGTGGATCACCACCTGGCAGCGCAGGGGTATGCTGGCGtcacccaggctgggctgccctggctcgGGCACTGGCGAGGCACTGAAGAGGTAGGAGGGCTCCACCAGCATGTCCCAGTCCAGGTGGGTGGGCGAGAGGAGGTTATCTGGGCAACGGCAAAGGCTGGGCTCagcaaggcagggacacctggctACATCCCACCTCCCTAGTCCCCAGAGCCAGCACGCACTTGACTCCACCGCACCAGGCTGCATTTGCCGTGGCTGGGGTCCCAGCTCATCCAGCCGCCCCTCCAGGGACTGGTTCCTCTTCTGAGACACCTTTTCCAGGGCCTGGCAGAGCCGATGGGCATCCAGCTCCCCGTGTGGCGTGGAGAAGCTGcgcccagccagggcagcacgTGCCAGCACCCTCTTCTGCTGCGCCAGCTCCTCCGTGCTCAGGGCCACCATCACCTGCGGTAGGGACTAGGCTGTTGGCAAggccagcactgagcccagaTTGCCCTGAGCTGCAATGGGCACCCGCACCTCTCCTTGGCTGTCATCAGTGCTCTGCAGACTGGcaccagctgcttcccagagatgctgccctggcaccaTAGACATGGGAAGCACCCACACAGGAGTTTGCAAACATCCCTGGGGACTGACTCAGGCTGATGCTGGAGTTGCCAgggatttgtgtgtgtgcagaagTGAGGTTAACGAGGATACTCAGGCTGGATGATGTTACAAAGAGATGCATTCCCCAGTGCAGAGTGGTGTCCCTGCATTGAGATGCTTCCCCTAAAAGCCATATCAGGGCAGTGGCACCCATGCCACCTCTCGCCACGGCAGCAGGGAGTTGGGAGGATCATTTACTCTGCAGGGAAATCACTTACGCTTgacatttcagcagcaaagggcaccagctgtgctgctgtgtgacagGAATGGGTTACCTAAGCCATGCCACTGGGAAGGAGCGTGTCCTGGTGCTGGGTGACAGCTGGCCTCACCAAGCCTTGGGGCCGTCATCACCGGGGCAGCTGCCTTTCCCCACCCCAGTGACCCAGCTGGGTTTTAAACCCAGGTAtgaagcagcagggatgtggccCATCGCTAATGAAGCGTCTGGCAGTGTTGGCTGAGGGCTGAAGGAGTCAAGCTGAAGCCCAGCCAGCCTTTCCTCTCTGGCTCAACAGATTTGTTACATGATGCCAGCCCAGCTATTTTCATTTGGTTTCTGCAGCTTTAAGGTGTCACTGAGCTGGCTCAGGGGTCTGTTAGACACTCAGCTGACTGCTGGCCAGGGACACTAAGGAACCAGCTGCTtggtccccagctgtccctttGCAGTAGGACAAAACCACCCAGGAACATCCTTATGGCATCCACTGCTGATCCTTGCTTAAAATTCAGGCTACAGCACTGTTTCCCAGCCCAGTGGGCAGATGCCTGGACACAacagggcagccaggctccAGCTAAGCCATGAACAACCCCCACACCATGAGCCCCTGCACCCCCTTGGCATCCTTACCTTGGtgccagctggggcagagggcagcGGGGCAGATTTGGTGGAGGACTCACAGAGGGACAGGCTCttctggccctgctgggaggtgACATCGGCACCAGGGGCTGAGGAGCCACCCTCGGGGGCCACATCCCGGGAACCAGTGGACTCGCTGCTGGTGGAGCTGCgggagagcagcccctggctgcgGTCAGTGCTGACAGAGCAGTGTGTCAGGACATACTGCTCCTGGATGTAGGAGGGCTGGTAAATCCGCTTCCAGATGTCTCCCCCAGAAACAGGATCAATACCTGCCCGGTGAGCACACACCCTGTTAGCCCGTGGCTCCCACGactgccccctgccccagctctcgACCCCACTCACTCCGCTCTGACACCTCTGTACTTCCAGAAAAAATGTCCAGGGAGGCATCCCCAGTTCCTGGGTTGCTCTGGGGTGGCTGGCGGCTCTCCCCAGGACTGGGCACttcctgctgggagagaaaGGCTGAACCCCGGGAGCTCTGGCGAGCCCCATCCTGGCCCTAGGAGAGAGAGGACACCACCATCAGCCCccagctgggggagcagctggtggcacagggaccaGGCCACTTTCCCCAGGCCAGTGCCAGTCGTACCAGAAGGCGCCTGTCCCCGAAGCGGGCGATGCTGTAGAGGACGCAGTAGCTGACGAGGCGGTCACCGGGGTACAGGGCCGGGAGCTCGGTGGGTGAGAGCAGAGCCTCCATGCTGTCAGGGACGTACCAGTCGATGGTGATGTCACTGATGGCTGGCTCGATCGCCTTCTTCAGGGACTTGATCAGCTGGGTCGGGGAGTGGAGACAGTGTCACACACGGTAGTGTCCCCAGcactccccctgccctggcccggGTCTTACCTTGGGCTGCAGCCTCTCGGCCGGACTCAGGAACTCGGCACGGCCCCGGCTCACCTTGGCCATGGCCTTCAGCAGCCGCCGGCACGCCCGCGGGCCCATGCCAAAGCTGAAGCACCTGCAGGAGAGCCAGGGGATGGAAAgccatggctgggctggggccgGGGGCTCCAGTGATGAGCCCTTtagcagggatgggcagggggaTCTGGCAGCCAGAGcgctgccctggctctgtgctggggcaccCCAGGAAGAGCCGAGGCCATGGGCTGAGGGATGCGATGGGTGAAGGACACCCTTGGGGCAGGTGCAGGTAAGATTTGAGGCTGCACAAGGAGAAATCAGCGGGAACAGCGCAGGGGATTTAGGGAACACGGAGACCCGCTGCAGTGCCCATGCCGTACCTGACGGTGCTGGCCTGCCTGCGCACCAGCCGGAGGATCCTGCTTGCACTGCCCACTGCTGCACCGGTGAAGAGGAACAGCTGGCGAGGGTAGCCGTGGTGGAGGGGCTGAGCCAGTGCCCAGCCTAGGGCTGCCAGCAGGTTGGTGCCACCAGGGTCTGCCCGCAGCCCGCCGAGGTGCTCACAGGCACGACGCAATGTCTCCTGTCAGCACAAAGAGCCAGCCTTGCAGCAGTCCCCTGGCTCACCAGCCCCCACCCCAAGtcaaggagctgggagaaggacAAAGAGGGGTTAGTGGATCCCCAGGATTTGCCCATGGGACTCACATTGCTGCAGAGGCGACTGGATGGGAAGAGCGGCTTGATGTCAGCGCCGAAGCTGGCAAGGTTGAGCAGTGTTCCTGACGGGAGGCTCTTCAGGGCCACCAGCAAAGCCTCctgaggtgacagcagggaccAGGGACAGCTGCTAAGAGCTGGCCACCCAGGGAGCACCCCCGGTCCTATGGCCGTGCCTCACCTTGACCTTGTCAAGGTCAGGGCCACTGATGGAGTCGCTGCGGTCAATGAGGAAGAGGATCTCGCGGGTGACGCTCTGCAGGGCCCCGGGGACGCCCTCCATGGCCGGGCAGAAGTTCAGCATCAGCACGGGGTTGGGGAAGATGTCTTTGTGGAAACGCTTCTGCACAAAAGCCACCTGCGAGCCAGGCAGGTCAGAGCTTTCTCCCACCCTTGGACCACAGCAAAGTCTGCCTCACCCACATCCCACCacctcccttttcctcctctggctggggcagcagtggctgtgcctgTCACCTGTCTCTCGCCACTGCTGTCCTTCCTGGCAATCCGCATGTAATCCCGACGGCTCCGGATGTGCGCCTCGTACTCGGGGTATGTCATGGTGCCATCCTCAATCACCAGGTGCGGGCTGTGGGGCTCTGGGGCACACAGGAGAGTTTCGAGTTACCCTGTGTTGCaaggggctggggatgctctggaTGTTTCTGGGGTGATGCCTCAAAACCCTCCAACAGCACCATCTCCCCTCACCACAAGGGTAGAGGATGATCTCCAGGTCCCTGTCATAGCGGTGGGGCTCGGCTAGGGTGACACAGGTGGTGGTGGCAGAATTGGCCCAGGGATCGGCGTCAGCTCTCAGGGCATGTGATgggctctccagccctgcaaagaagggaaggcagcaggtaAGTCCCCCACAAACCCTCTCCTCAGCCCCCCCACCCACGAGGCCCCACAGCAGTGGCTTGTTCCTGACAGAGCTAATGGGATTGACTGGGCCAGCAGCAAGGAGCACATCCCCACtaaccaaccaacaaaccatCTTGCCCTCCTCACCCACCCTCTCCCCAGTGCATTACATCACCCCGGGAAAGGAGGCTGCTGACCTAGAGCTGCCCAAAGGCACAGGCAGGGTGACTTTGAGgggtcccagccccagggatggaatGGAAAAAGGGATTCTTCACCTGGAGAGAGTGCAAGAGGATGCCCAGGAACAGGCCCTCACATCCTCCTAGAAGGGAGGGACCAGGGAACATGACCCACATTTTAAGGAGGTTTTACACAACCAACTGATAACACCCAAGACACATCCCCTACCTGCCAGCAAGCAGGGGCCCTTCACCAGCAGCTCGAAGGCGAACTCGTAAGGAAAAGGGTTGTAGGGTCGTCCCCGAAAGACATCCACGCTGTCCACAGGCACCACAGTGGGTGACTGGCTCCGGGCACCTGGCCCCCCAAAACAGCTTGTGGGGCTGCAAGGGGAGAGGGGGTGATGGCTCCTGCCCCCCTGGCCTGCTCGCCCAGCATTGGCATCgcccccctgggatggcagAGACTGAGGAAGCCATGAAAATCACCATAGGGCCAACCTGTCGTCACACAAGCTTGCCGGCTCGCTCTCGGGGTCAGCGAGGACGTGGGGTGTGAGGatggggggcaggaggaggcgCAGGGCCCCGTCTGGCAGCgtgggcagctcctgcactgtgTTCAGGGTGACAGCCAGGCTCTCCGATGGGCACAATGTGCCGGTGACAATGATGAAGGTGGAGCGCTCCACATCCTCATCCAAGACAAGGTggcctggggaggagagggaggagggataGGGGAAGGTCAGTGAGGCATGTGGGGTTGTGGAGGAGGTCATTAGTGGCCCTGAAgtgacagcagagcacaggaaggCTGTGCACATGGGGGCAGAGCCCCAGAAGAGGTGGCGGGAGGTGAAAGGAGACGTGGagagctccagccccagagaCCCCCCAGGCGCTGGGGtggcctggcaggggctctcAGCCCCTCGTATTCCCCCACACTTCCCCCCTGCCCATTCTGAGCCTCCTGGCCAGCACCACCCAAGAGCTCCATCCGTGGTGAACTCGTAAGGAAAAGGGTTGTAAGGGCACTTACCGCTGGCACAGCGGCACAGGCGGCCGGGGCTGGGACTGCACTGGAGGCAGCACTCCTGCACCCGGTGCCGGTTCTGGAGCTGGAACGTCACCCGCCGGCTGCCCGCTGCTGCCTCAAAGCCAGCCACCACCTCAGACTCCTCCAGCGGGTAGATGAAGATGCCTGCAGGCAGAAGAGAGCCCCGAGGCAGATGCTGGCATGGCTGTGGCACGAACAGCCCATGGGAGCCCCTGTCTGACTCACAGCACGTGAGCAAGATACAGGAGCGACCCAGAGCGAGGATgaaatcctcctcttcctccgtGCTGGCAATCTGTTTGCTCAGTCTCActctcctcctgcccacagTGTGTGACAGTGGCCCCACCTCCGCTGGCCTCCGTCTTTGCTCCCCAGACTGAGCAAGGTTTGGGGGTCGGGACACAGATGGGCTGCAGACAGGATGCTCTCCAGCACAGGGGCTTTCAGGGGGCCATGCAGTCCCTGCCACACCTGGCAGCCCTCCCTTACCTTCCACAGGCTCCTTGTGGGGGTTGGTGTACAGGAGGTGAGCGGTGATGCTCAGGGAGTATCCATTGGCACAAGCCTTCACTGTGGAGCTCTTCAGGGGCAGAGCCTCCCAGGACAAGAGGGCGTAGAGGCCTGGCATTGTCCCTCAGTGGGCAGCTGTGAGCGGAGGGAAGGCAGGCACTGGATGCCCAGGGACAGGGTCTGCTGGAAGGGGCTTCTGCCCACAAGCTATTTACATCTGCCCAGCCTGTGAGAGGGAGCAAGTCTCCAGCCCTCccacatcccaggctgctcttcaGCATCCACAGAACACATGGACCTGGACCCAGGTCTCTCCTTGGACTCCAGCCCACCTGCAAACCAGGTCTGG is part of the Serinus canaria isolate serCan28SL12 chromosome 9, serCan2020, whole genome shotgun sequence genome and harbors:
- the ALG3 gene encoding dol-P-Man:Man(5)GlcNAc(2)-PP-Dol alpha-1,3-mannosyltransferase codes for the protein MAAGRGAAVLRRAWRERRAALLEPRYTPLVAACLCLAEGGVNLWVIRRVPYTEIDWKAYMQEVEGFANGTLDYTQLKGDTGPLVYPAGFVYIFLGLYHATGRGSDIRLAQYLFAGLYLLNLLLVFRIYCRTNKVPPYVFFFMCCASYRIHSIFVLRLFNDPVAMAILFLAINLFLEERWSWGCLLFSLAVSVKMNILLFAPGLLFLLLQRFGLLGCIPKLCICALLQGILGLPFLLVNPVGYLTRSFDLGRQFQFKWTVNWRFLPEDVFQNRVFHAALLLAHLAGLGLFALHRWHSSKENILTLLKDPAKRKPASPRLTVNRIVFILFSSNFLGVCCSRSLHYQFYVWYFHTLPYLLWCTPTTKLAHMPKVLLLGVIELCWNTYPSTVCSSLSLHICHGLILLQLWYGTAPTPVSHTPTPSRKPTATSKKAQ
- the VWA5B2 gene encoding von Willebrand factor A domain-containing protein 5B2: MPGLYALLSWEALPLKSSTVKACANGYSLSITAHLLYTNPHKEPVEGIFIYPLEESEVVAGFEAAAGSRRVTFQLQNRHRVQECCLQCSPSPGRLCRCASGHLVLDEDVERSTFIIVTGTLCPSESLAVTLNTVQELPTLPDGALRLLLPPILTPHVLADPESEPASLCDDRLALCPTSCFGGPGARSQSPTVVPVDSVDVFRGRPYNPFPYEFAFELLVKGPCLLAGLESPSHALRADADPWANSATTTCVTLAEPHRYDRDLEIILYPCEPHSPHLVIEDGTMTYPEYEAHIRSRRDYMRIARKDSSGERQVAFVQKRFHKDIFPNPVLMLNFCPAMEGVPGALQSVTREILFLIDRSDSISGPDLDKVKEALLVALKSLPSGTLLNLASFGADIKPLFPSSRLCSNETLRRACEHLGGLRADPGGTNLLAALGWALAQPLHHGYPRQLFLFTGAAVGSASRILRLVRRQASTVRCFSFGMGPRACRRLLKAMAKVSRGRAEFLSPAERLQPKLIKSLKKAIEPAISDITIDWYVPDSMEALLSPTELPALYPGDRLVSYCVLYSIARFGDRRLLGQDGARQSSRGSAFLSQQEVPSPGESRQPPQSNPGTGDASLDIFSGSTEVSERSIDPVSGGDIWKRIYQPSYIQEQYVLTHCSVSTDRSQGLLSRSSTSSESTGSRDVAPEGGSSAPGADVTSQQGQKSLSLCESSTKSAPLPSAPAGTKVMVALSTEELAQQKRVLARAALAGRSFSTPHGELDAHRLCQALEKVSQKRNQSLEGRLDELGPQPRQMQPGAVESNNLLSPTHLDWDMLVEPSYLFSASPVPEPGQPSLGDASIPLRCQVVIHALRAGKPVSWEVTASLESLLQPREGPGREDSTRRVTKAWDKPLHRLAARSVVRDNESMAQREAKLEQGFARRFRLKAVQTSKACNVPSLYTHLVPVDGATQTALPAAPEVWGIAGSASWTRAAAAGNWHHRSFSAGQGQQQEVEEHDEAPGTAERDEIARSPGSISSPTFGWEKNYSNGPPSSPSTTSMGSQKSTESIAGSRFSLSRRRGPSLVLRPQCLSPESERSNNHASHDYLPLVQLQQARGLFQLTENFSEVVQIPLDRLRRASPYASHRASLSPMSPGARSLPEAGPGAEEGEEPIIAPQPSSPPSRSTCSEVPSAAAWAQADSGHGSESDTGPHSAAPSEAGVSCQDMGPEDLESASWATAVALAWLEHRCAGFFEEWELVAAKADAWLQAQRLPEGVDVGCLKGAARHLFLLLRHWDENIKLNMLCYNPNNV